Within the Hevea brasiliensis isolate MT/VB/25A 57/8 chromosome 2, ASM3005281v1, whole genome shotgun sequence genome, the region cggttcggttcggttcaaaaccgaaccgaccgtttgcacacccctagagATAAGCTGGATCAAAATGGCTGCGCCTCTGCTTCTCAGGGGCATTCCGTTCCTTCCCCTACGGCTTGGCCGCCACAGCCTTGCCGCTGGAGCACGCTCGCCACTTCGGCACCCTTGAAGCTCCACGGCCGACTCGACTCGGCTGGACAAGCATGTATCCACTGCCGAAAAGACCATGGCAGTGTTGAGCGCTCGGGATCCCCCCTCGTACCAAAGGTGGGGTGATCCTGATTACCAGAAGTGGAAACAAATGGAAGGAGAGATTCTAAGAGATATAGAGGCCATTACTTGCCTCGCTAAAGAAATTCTCCACTCTGACAGGTTTCTATGCTCTACATTTTGCTTAAATTTGTAATCAAATTTAAATCGCATTTTGAGCCTTCTCTACTTGCTTTCAAGTACTTGTTTCTCCCTTTTCTGCCCCCATTTCACGTCTCTGCTGAGTTGAGAAGTGTTGCTCTGGTTCTACAGGGAAAGGTGTGGTAGCCTGCCCTAATAGCAAAAAGAGAAGAAAGTGCTGTCATTTTAGGAAGCCCAGCAGTAGGCATTCATTGCATTGAGGAGTGCTTCCTTTTTTAAGTCTAATTGCTGGGGTGATGGATTCACCAAGTTATGTATGCACAATACATGTGTTCGTGTGCAAACATGCATGTGCCGACTCACTGagctaaaattaaaaaagaattgTGATATTCTTAAAAGTTATCACATTAATCAATCATCAAACTTACTATTTTTTTCCCTACTGTGTTTGCGTGATTGTTATCATTAATCCATTCTCTTCATAGCCACTGAAACTATAAGAAAGAAATGATAATCAGAAAATTTAGTCATTGCAAGAAGAAATGGTAGGGACTGAAAAATTTGAGGGAAAGTGAGTTTTTATATTGTGAAACTCAAGGGAACCCCTCTCTTTTGAGATTTTAACCTCATaatcaaaggaaaaaaaagaaattttgggATCATCAATGAGATGCCGGTAAAACCTTGCTTAGAAGCTAAGTGAgctcctctattttttttttctcttatgttGTTTTCAATCCTTATTGGGTGTTGAAAAACCGCAATGAAGTCATCAACATATGCTAAGAGTGTTTTTAGAGCCCAACGGCAAGTGTAATGAAAGTGAAGATTTTACTTCAACCTGTTGGAAGCTTCATTCAATTTCTGAAACCAGTTAACTAATGATCACAGCTGTTATGCATAGACCTGAACTAGTAGTCAAATAAGATGATACTAGGTCTCTTTGGATTTCCTGCAGATGGAGGACTGCTAACTATTTAATAGCATATTGGGGTTTGTCCCATCTTTTATTTTGGTATATTTTCTGTTTGGCTTTTAACATCCATCAATTAGTAGATATAATTTTAGATATTGCATTCAGTTTGCTGTTTGTTATTGGCAGTTCAATGATgtaagttgtaataattatcaaggCAAGGGAAGTTTAAAGGTAATAGCAAAGTAGAAGCAATCTCGCTCCTCCATTACAATGTTCACTTGTTTAGCATCCAGTGAATGTTTAACAAGTGCTTGTGATGTAGAACTAATAGTTATGAGGGCATTTGGGGTGACAACAATTCTCAAATGGTGGAGAAACTAATTCTCAATTTATGTGCTCAAAATCAATAGTCAGTCGTAAAGAAATTGGTAAATATGTAGAGATTCTAAGCCTATTTATAGAGTTCTCTAACCCTAATTATATTAGtattaagaaccctaattccaaCTCTAATTAGGAATGACAAATCACACAACACttctaaataaaataaactaCTTCCTATATTTTTTCCTAAAATAAGTAGTCCTAATATCTCTAAGATTTTCTACATCAGCTTGCATGCGGGGAAGGTGTATTATTGGCttaagttttgtattatattgacGAGTGCTTGCTTTTTAAAGTCTAATTGCTGGGATGATGGATTCACCAAATTATTTGTGCACAATACATGTATTGGTTAATGTGCAAGAACACATGTTCACGCTCACTGAGCTAAGATTACAAGATTTTTGATATTCTTGAAAGTTATCACATTAATCATTCGTCACACTTAATAGTTATTTTTTTGGTACAGTGTCTGCATCACTAGTGTCATTAATTGATTTTCTTCATAGCCACTAAAGCTATGAGAAAGAAGTGATAGTTAGAAAATTTAGCCACTGAAAGAAGAAATGGTGGGGAATGAAAATTTTCAGGGAGAATGAGATTTTATAGAGAGAAACTCAGGGGAAACTCTCTTTTGAAGATTTATCCTCATAATCATAGGAAAAACATTTAGGATCATCTATTAGAAGCCGGCAGAACCTTGCTTAGAAGCCAGGTGAACTTTTGTTCTTATCTTATTTTCAATCCCAAGTataatgaaattgaaaattttacttaaacCATTTGGAGCTTCATTCAATTTCTAAAGCCAGTTGTCTAGGGATCACAATTGTTGTGCATAGACCTGATATAGTGGTCAAATAAGATTGTAGTGGGTCTCTTTGGATTTCTTGCTGATGGAGGACTGCTAACTATTTAATAACATATTGGTGATTGTCCCATCTTTTATTGTGGTATGTTCTATTTTAGCTTTTAACTCCCATCATTTTGCTAGATATGACTTCTGACAGTTCATGTTATTAGCAGTTCAATGTTGTAATTGTAATATTTATAAAAGCAGGGGAAAGCTTAAAGGTAATAGTAGAGCCGAGGCATTCTGGCTCCTtcattataatgttcacttatTTAGTGTTCAATGAATGCTTTTCAAGTGCTTGCATAAGGGGAAAGGTGTTTTATGGGCTTAAGTTTGTGTTGTGGGATTGGATTCTTAGCCTTGATAAATCGATTGAAGTGCATCCAACAAAACCCAAGCTGTTAATTATGTCTGCATGAGTGCATGATGAAATGGCCCATGCATTATTGCAAAAATGAAATGCTCTTGTTGGATTTTGAGCATTTATTGGTCAATTTCGAGGGCTATGAAAATTCATttccatttggccaattctcttgCTTCCAGATATTTGGATGGAGAACATCTAACAGCCGAAGATGAGAAAGCTGTGGTAGAGAACGTTCTCATTTACCATCCAAACTCTGAAGATAAAATTGGATGTGGGCTTGGCTCAATAATGGTAAGCATCAGTTTGCATTATTTATATTGGAGTTCTCAATGTTTGACACGTCATTGCAATCTACTTCACTTACTTTTGTGTTATTGAGCATTTCTCTTTGCAGCTGTAATCTGGAATTACACATAATCTCAGTTTGCTTTTAGATCAATATACAAGCTTCATGAAGATATGGTATCCAATTGAGTCTTCTCCCAATTAGAACTTTGGCTATTTAGAATTTCCATGTAGTTTTTCTTGTTGTGATTGCTTACCCTGGTGGGTACCCATTATGTTTGCTAAAGGGCACTAGTGGGAAATATATGTACAcatgtgcacacacacacacatcatTGTGTTTGTAACTGATTGTAGGCTGATTTACTTGCTTCTTACTTAAAAATGAAGATTTTAACATTCTGCATCATCAAAACATCCAAGTATCCCATATTTCTTGGTCATAATACTCGAGATTTTTTTCCCCTTTGTAGGCTATTGGATTTAAGTTTTTGGCTTCTAGTTACGTTATTGGTTATTGTCCTGGAAATGGAATGCATTTACCATTTAGGGATGGGCATTCAGTTGGTGTGGTCTGAAATTCTGTGATacataaattaattgaaattaacttATAATAGAAGTGAAACAAACTGAATTAGATTTATATGAATCAATGTGCATGGTTTATTCAGCTTTTAGGTTTCTTGGactgcatatatatatatgtttgacACAACTGCTTCCAGGATCTATTTAATCAACAGGAAAAGCATGCTCACATGAACAGAATGAAAAACaaaacatgaatgaaaatgtaaaCAGTTTAGTTAACAGTAAATAAACCTCAGGACATCGGCAAATGTTCGTAGATATGGAACAGAAGAATTTATACTTACAGAAAAGTTTTGtattttattgaattttgaagGAGTTAGAGAGAAGGTATAGTGATTACAAGAAAAGAGATACAATGGTGCtcaacacatgagcttcctaaaACAAACAGAGGTTTCTTTAGTAGAGTTATGTTAAACTCTTTCCAAGACTCTGTCTTCAGTTTGGCTCCCCCTTAAATGAAGAAAAATTCCCCTTTTAAAGAAGTCCGAATTGTAGTTTTGTcattttgaaaatcactgtgcAGTTCGCGAGTGCTATCTGGGAGCATCTTCTGCTGGAATTTTGAAAATCGCTGTGTAGTCCGTGAGTGCTTGATGGAAGCATCTGTTGCAAAGCTGAAAAGGTCACATGCAATTACTGTTGTGGTAACTGACAGGGAACAataattctattttttttatagaGTTCACATGCAGTTACTATTTTAGAGTGTCGGTAAGTGTTGCCAACCGTACAGAATAGGGtacaaaattttttttgaatcttTTCCCCTTTTTTTTGTACTTTTTTTTAGGAAGAAGAACGTTTGATTGGAGAAAAGATTCCGTAATAGTCATCTTCATTTTCATCATTGAGGTCGATAATGAGTTGTGAATCTGAATCTGTTACAAATGAATCAGACCTACTATGTAGAAGTTGTTTTATAATTACGAAGTATTCTTCTTCTGTTTTGGCTGCTACAAGCTTGGCTGAAGTATGAGATTTTTGGGCTAAGAAGTTTGAATTTGAACTTGATGGTCTTGGCAGAAGATTTTGGTTTTTGAGCCAATTTTGAATAGTTGGTTTTAAAATTTCTATGGGACATTGAAGGAGTCCCACCATTTTATCTTGAATCTTCTGGCGAGGATATTGATACCGTCTTGTTGATGGTATTCAAGAGACCAAATAAGGACTTAAGGTAGGAAAATTTTGTACAGAAAAAGAAAATGGGTGAGAATcgtttttctttttttaaggGTTTATAATGTTGTTTGAACAGGATGAAATTTTTTGAGATTTCTGGGGTTAATAGGTTTGGAACAGCTCTAAAGTAACTCCACCATTGAACAAACCAGGAAGGGATTTTTGTAGGATCAATATTGATTTTGAAATAGAACAATAAAGAATGGCTATGCTTATGATTTTGCACGAGAAAAGTATTAAACTAAGCTTGTTGATAATTCCAGTAATTGAAGGATGAACAATGATTTAATTTGGTTTTGAAACTGACGAAAAAAGTTTTGGATTTTGAAAGGTATTGACCCCAATCTGTAGGTTGAAGGATTTTTTGTATCTAGTACGTTGAATATGCTGGGTCAATATGGGTTTTATCAAGGAAAAAGTGTTTAAATTTGGCTAACTCGGTTACTTCAAGAATTGCTATGTAGTAAGGTTGGGTTTTTGTCAAATCCTATGGTTTAAAATGCCAACTTTGGGaaggaaaatttttgaaattgctTTAGAGGGGTTTTtatggaaaaattcatgaaattttttaaattactaCAACGGGGTTTTTATGAAAAAATTCATTCTCTATAGTCAATATGTCTTGAAAATGAGATTTCAAAGAATATTTAGAAactatttttgtaagttttgtctAAGACAAAACGATTGAGAGttgtttgaaaaaatattttgagAAAGTGTTTTTTGAAAAGAACTTTCTCCTTTCTCCAATGATGTGGAAACAGGTTTAGAAGGTATACTTTTTTGGTTTTGTAGAGTCTGCACTTGTGAGAAGAAGTTCTAGAGATTTGGATAGTGATTTAACCTACCACATACAAAAAATTTTTCACCCTGCAGATTGGGGTCAAGACTTTTCAAAATCCAATACTTTTCCTGCCAGTTTCAAAACTAAATTAAATCACTGCTCATCCTTCAATTACTGGGATTATCAACAAGCTTGGTTTAATACTTTTCTCATGAAAAATCATAAGCATAACCATTCTTAGTTGTTCTATTTCAAAACTAATATCGATCCTACAAAAATCTCTTCCTGGTTTGTTCAATGTTGAAATTACTTTGGGACTATTTCAGACCTGTTAACCTTAGAAGTGTCTTAGAAAGTTTTATTCTGTTCAAACAACATTATAAACTCTCAGTAAAAGAAAAATAGTTCTCACTCCTTTTCCTTTTCTATACAAAATTCTGTCTATATTGGGTCCTTATTTAGTTTTTTGAATACCATCAATAAGACGA harbors:
- the LOC110639649 gene encoding protein DCL homolog, chloroplastic isoform X4 — protein: MAVLSARDPPSYQRWGDPDYQKWKQMEGEILRDIEAITCLAKEILHSDRYLDGEHLTAEDEKAVVENVLIYHPNSEDKIGCGLGSIML
- the LOC110639649 gene encoding protein DCL homolog, chloroplastic isoform X1 yields the protein MAVLSARDPPSYQRWGDPDYQKWKQMEGEILRDIEAITCLAKEILHSDRYLDGEHLTAEDEKAVVENVLIYHPNSEDKIGCGLGSIMVDRHPKFRHSRCLFVVRTDGGWIDFYQKCLRAYIRDKYPTYAERFIREHLKRGSG
- the LOC110639649 gene encoding protein DCL, chloroplastic isoform X2, giving the protein MAVLSARDPPSYQRWGDPDYQKWKQMEGEILRDIEAITCLAKEILHSDRYLDGEHLTAEDEKAVVENVLIYHPNSEDKIGCGLGSIMVQFFYFCWSIRKLVGCLTSPSARLIATPNLDIQDAYLL
- the LOC110639649 gene encoding protein DCL homolog, chloroplastic isoform X3; amino-acid sequence: MAVLSARDPPSYQRWGDPDYQKWKQMEGEILRDIEAITCLAKEILHSDRYLDGEHLTAEDEKAVVENVLIYHPNSEDKIGCGLGSIMFASAIWEHLLLEF